A stretch of DNA from Channa argus isolate prfri chromosome 7, Channa argus male v1.0, whole genome shotgun sequence:
gcttttctttagcaatttaaaaaaaacgatGTAATTCCATcagttgctttttgttttagagctttatgtttttcatttacaggttaTCACAGGTCTCATTAAGCTCACTGTAACGTCAGGGTGTATTAATATGTAACTTACTCCATAAAAAGGACAACTTCAAGcccttttactgtgaaatattaaaatcttagGGGATTCACACAGGAAAGACATCAGATCCTAACCGTCTCCTCTCTGCTTGCACCTTTTTCACCAGgtgttgttgattttatttctttgtgtgaaaaagtgtgtgtgtgtgttttctgctcaggcacaaacatgcaaaacgGAACTAAAAGTCTTCCTGTAGGCAGCCAGACACTGAACATATCACAGTTGATTCAACCTCAAGCTGCTACCAAtcatgcacagaagaacacTTTTGACAAAATAGCCTAAATTTTCCCACCTGTCTTATTCTGATTTAGCTaatgaaaagcagcatttgAACGTCATAGAAACAGTTTGGTTCCTCATTCAGAGAGACAGCACATAAGTGATCAGACCAATGAAACACTGCAGTCAATTTGTCAAACTTCACTGAATCCACTCTTTGTTCATAAGGAACATCAGGGCCATGTGAAACATGTGCTGTACAATGTACAtcaatatcatcatcatcatcattatcatcacacaagacaagacagactgctgcagcttccattcacacacatataacaGAGAATCAGGGCTATAATTCATCATGGTGTGTgttcatacatttaaatgttttaaattatccACAACTTAATcattagatatttattttatcaaatttatGGGTCATAATTCtcacaaaatgaatgaattgagAATTAGCACAAGGCAATGACTGAGTCAAATACTCTTTTTGTGGTTTACCAGAAACACCAACATGTACTCTGCTCATTTTACAACTTCagttacttttaatacttttaaccATCACCTCTGGATCATTTACTTTCAGAGTGTAGTCAGGAAACTGACTCTCTCCCTCAGCATTTAAACCTCAGGTGGTTTAAATTTAGCTCTGATATTAAACACATTGCTCAATCAAATCCACATTTATTCCAGCATGTTTGAGCTTCatcaagcagttttcattgcatttgtcCTGCAAACTGTCAGTGCAGGTCTGAGTGAGTATGTcttcattgcagtgtgtgtcagtgtgcatcaCTTCCCTCCTTTTGGTCAGTCGTCAGCAACTGTCCCCGGGACACCAGCTCGTCCTCGTCCCGTCAGTTTGCCACTGGCGATGACTTTTCAGGACAATCTCTGGGTCCGTCCTCCTTAATCCCAGAGGGACAGTCCTTTGCACAATGTCCCCTTTGCTCACGTGTGACATCCATCTGCAGCTACTGAACCTCAGCCACATCCACCTCctcgtcctctgtctctccatcaTCCACAATGTCCTTTTCCTCCACGACCTCTGTCATATGAAGACATCTTCATCCTGTATCACAAACTGTCTGGGCCACTTCaaccatgtttttttccttctttctcctcctgaGGTGGTCGCATGTGAAGCAGATGATGAGAATGTGGaaagggaggaagatgaggatgatgacgGAGATGTGGTGGAGtcaggtggtggttgttgttgtgggacCGGTTGTTGGCGCATGTGGCGGCACTGACAGGTAGGAGTCAAAGCCAGCGTCCAGTTTCAGTgcctcatcctcatcttcatctgtcATCCAATCTCACTGTGCTCAGTCCCACTGTGtggataaatgtgtgtgtgtgtgtgtgtgtgtgtgtgtgtctgtgtgtgtgtgtgtgtgtgtgtgtgtgtgtgtgtgtgtgtgtgtgtgtgtgttacttcaGGTTCCAGGTAATAATCTGTTGGTTCTGAGGGAAAAGTTTGATTATGTTTGAAGTCATGAAATTAGTACAAGTTGGTGACAGCTGATATGAGCTGTTTGTCATTTCATCCAAAGTGTGGTATTAGTACAAAATCCCCTCTTGCTGTGAATGTATCCAGTCTGTCTGGGTGACCacagtctttttcattttaagaaaaaagaactATTACTTGATGAAACATGAACTGCATCAGTGTAACAAGATGGTTCTGATACATTGTGGGCAATAAAGACTTATTACACAACTCTGTCATAACTTTAAAGCAgaactccaacacacacacttctctgttTCTACTGATACTGTTCACTTATTTTTGCCTTTCAGTCATATTGCTGCTTAACTCAACGATCTGTTCAGGATGAACAAAGAACTAAAGAGGATAACTCtcaaaaatccaaatgtttctttatatgATGGTAAGATACTTAAAATGTCACAAGATTAAGATTTTTgtgttaaaacagtttttaggattttttaaacaactgtttcacttaatgatgtaaaatatttgcttttgctgtgCTGAAATTACACAGTTCATCTTTGTAGAAGTTTCTCCAGCGACTTAAAGATACAATTCAGTTTGTTCTGTGTATCTTACAGAGAACATTGAGGAAGAAGCTGAATATGTTAATGCtgcagtaaacacagtggataaAAAGGAAGCTACTCCAGGTGCATTATGAACAAAATACGATaacattcataaaaacaaaatgtcataatGCTGAAGTTTCTtgtgttaaaaatcattttaatgaggTGCTTCAACtaaattcttcattttctttcagatgTGAAGTTTCCCTCCAAGTCACAGTTAGTTCCACCTCTAACTGTGTGTTGGGTGACACTGGTAATAATCATGTCCCTTCGTATCTACTGTGAGTAGCTTTTGGATCAATATCAAGTAAAATCAAAGCTTTGTTTCTACTTAATATGTTGTATTTAGTCCTAACTTAAAGGATAAGTTCACATTTTCTGAAGTCCATCTTCAAACAGTTACGTCATCAAATTTACATTGCAAAacataaatttgaaaatttgtaaatttgtaaatatgtaaaaaaaacaacaaagcacagatttgggGTGAGCTCCTAAATAGTGGGAcatggacaacatggactgtagagtccacagagaaatatgaaaataaaataactaacagattattttaacacagacatttttctatCTATAGCTGCAGAGGTTAGTGTGGTATCAGGCTCAGTAttacagaggttttaaaagtcaaagtacaagtacataaAGCCAGGATGTGACTTGATATCTGATGCTGGTATCAGCATTGGGACAtgactaaaaaacatttaacactggTTGAAACCCCCCCTCCCGTTAATATACTGTGCAGTATAAAAGTACCTCAGTTTTAAAAGTCTGAAAGTGCATCCAGCTCCATTAAAACGTGCAGCGTGGATACAGGTGAGGGGCTGTGGAACATGACTCCTGGTGTAGGAAGTTACTTACAGTGAGTGAACGTTTTATCCAGAATGTTGATGAACTATGGTACATTTCAGTAGCAGAACTTAGAAAACAATAAGTTGATGACTGTGTTTACAATCATGACATTAGCAGATTAGGGAAATAATCTGCATATTATCTAAAGTACAGCAGGAAAAATActattaagaaaacaatgtgtttaaataatactgattatggtaattatagcAAAATATGTACAACTTGACAGGTGGTTAAGCAATAATGTAATatctgcatttattagtttatgatatattattaaaaaacacagtttatatTGAAAGCACCAAGTGATGTGTTGCTGATCAGTGcatgtgtatttaaaaagagacatgaagcagcactgtccacagaaagagacagagacaagtaCTGGACAGCATCCTATGAATAAAACAGGCTTCTTGTTTATGTGACgtttaattaaaatatgtaaaactatTGATTTCATGTTCTGCATTTTAAAGAGCTTgaaaaatgcagctttaaaaatatttgggaTTTGTTACAATCATGACATTTGCTTATTTCATACCTTGTTTATTTAGAATCACAaattgaacaaaatgaaaacatttatttttctcacttaAATGTAACTTAATTAAAACCACAGTGCTATGATGAGCCAAagaatgaagttgtgggaaagagtattggaagctcggctaaaggcagaggtgaacatctctgagcagcaatatggtttcatgcctagaaagagaacaacagatgcagtatttgctttgaggaggctgatggagaagtacagagaaggtcagagggagttgcattgtgtcttcgtagatttagagaaagtgtatgacagggtgcagagagaggagctgtggttttgtatgaggacgtctggagcagcagagaagtatgttagagtggtgcaggacatgtatgagagctgtaagacagtggtgaggtgctgtaggtgtgacagaggagttcaaggtggaggtgggtctgcatcaaggatcggctctgagccccttcttgtttgctctggtgatggacagactgacagatgaggttagacaggaatctccatggactatgatgtttgcagatgacattgtgatttgaagtgagagcagggagcaggtggaggaaaatctagagaggtggaggtctgctgtggaaaacagaggaatgaagctgagctgcagcaacacagaatacatatgtgtgaatgagagggacccaggtggaacggtgaggttacagggagcagagggaagaaggtgcaggactttaagtacttggggtcaacggttcagagcaactgagagtgtggaaaagaggtgaagaggcgagtgcaagcaggttggaacaggtggagaaaagtgtcaggtgttgttagatgtgttggagataaagtcagaggcccgatcgaggtggtttggacatgttcagaggagaaactgtgaatatatcggtagaaggatgctgaggttggagctgccaggcaggaggtctagaggaagagcaaagaggagatttatggatgtagtgagagaggacatgaagttagttggtgtgagagaagaggatgcagaggacagagttagatggaggcacatgattcgctgtgaagacacatgaaagggaacagcccaaaggaaaagaagaattaaaaccacagtgtaaagctcttttaGGCAATTTCATAGATGTAGCTTCATTTCCAGTAGGATGCAATGACTTGGGGCAAATTACCACAGACATGCAGAAGTtggaaaatatgaaatacaCTAATTCTTTTTTAACATGAGATTTGTTGATCCCATAAatggaggaaacacaaaaggGCCTGTAACttcaaaagactggaaaatgcTAAAACTCAGCAAATGGCTtcagaaaatggacaaaacaaactgaaatattactaacactaaaactaatttttcattttacagttgcATTGAAGCAGATGTGTGATGTAAGTGAGCTGAAGCAGTTAATAGACAAACAACTCAGcttggaaaatgaaaaactgaacagaaactaCAGCAACCTGCAAGTCCAGTATGAAAACctgaaacagcaaataaaagacATGGAGACAAAGTGGAAGGACGACAATGTCACGAGAGCTCAGTGGAGCATTGATCAATACTGTCCTAAAGATAATAACGGTATGATCAGATCCCATTAATTTGGTTTAAACATTAACCAGAACCACCAACAATATTATCAACATGCAGTGATGTTTGTTGGTCTCTTGTTTCAGGAAGGACGTGTAAAGCTTGTCAGAGCGGCTGGTTAAACAGCACGTCCATATGCTATGCACCTAATAACGCTGAACGTTCTTATCAGAAAACCTGGGAAGAAGCTCGAGAAGACTGCAGAGGAAAGAATTCAGATTTGGCTGTTATAGTTAATGAAGCACAGAAGGTAAAAATGAGGATTGTTATTACAGCctatatgaaaagaaaatgcatttcctcAACACACTGAGTGTGTAGATCACTGTGGGCttattgtgtttaaatctctctgatgtgtctctgcatTGGTCTCAGAAATTCACCACTGATAACAGTTGGAGTTCATCAGAAATCACTGGATACTGGATTGGTCTGAAAGTTGAAGATGGGAGATGGAAGTGGGTCGATGGAACTAATCTGACTAATGAGTAAGAGACTCATTCTTAAACACCTGAAATCATAAAATCTATCAACCTTCATCTAATCATCATCTTTTTCCCTCAGTTCATGGATTGAACCTCCTGTCAACGGTAGATGTGCAACTTCTCTTCAGAGTCAAGGATGGAAATCAGTGAACTGTACTGACAAAAACGCATGGATCTgtagaaaaaaagctttgtttgtttaaatattttcaaacttgAGACGATTTCTGGATAAAactatttacatgtaaaataactggcttttaattttcaaacttattaaatctgtgttttggttaaaaacccataaacacacattaaatgaaGCAGTAAATAAATTGTTATTAATCTGAAACTTGCTTTTCTTCCACTTCATGAGTAACAGTTCTTACTATGTGCAAATCAGCAGACTGATCATTTtcttcatgtactgtatgattTTACCTCTTATTTACATTGTTAATGCTCATTGACCAACAGTTTCTCCTCCAACAATATGTTACTATGGCTGTTTATTAGAAGGATTTGTAATGTGACATAAAGGACATTTTGTACAGGAGGTAacagttctgtgtttttttatctaaaacatttctgttttagtttgttataGAGAATAAAAATGCTTCTACACATTTCTGTTGGATTGTTTCTTGCAAACTGCTCTTTGAAAGGGTCATTAGACTTTAATCAAACAGGACACTGAATAAAAAGTGTTTCATCTAAATGAGACCAGAGGACATCTGTCATCAGTGAGTTTGCTTCATTTGGTCCTCAGTCAGTCACAGCAGCACCAACAGAGcttcagagaaaaacaggaagtcGAATTTGTAATATGAAATATTGTGTGTCAGTCAGATTGGGCTTCAAATGTTAATAGAGCTGTAATATATAGACAGACTTCATCATTCCAATGAttacaataaacatatttactgtaacacATTAATGTACTTGATGGTTCATCACTAACTGCTATGAACACGTTAACGGACATTCATCCTAATGTCCCACAGGTTCTGGGGGACACTGAGACAGCAGCCCCCACACTCCCACTAAGTCAGTCTAAtgcaacagtcctgcagtaaatgaTCATGTTCAGTTGCAgcgtgctgctgttgaactgtagcCCAGAAAGAGGTTTTGTTATGTAGCCAGTCCTCACTGATGGATTCAAtggggtggacaaaataatagaaaccaGTTGCCAGCTAATGGCAGGTTCCACTGTAGCTAGTTTTACCATTTGTACAGAGACAGGTGACAGTTGGACACCAGGTTATTTCTCTTAAGGCAGACAAAGCTCAATGTGAGCATTTAACTAGTGAAACCTAAAACTGAGACACAGACTAGTGATCAGGATCTAATGCTGAGCACAAAGTGAACAAAACATTCTTTACTAAACTGCTTACTGTGTATTTCAAAGAGCTCTCTACATTTCCATCACTGTACGTCAATTAAAAGCTTTTGCACAGATGCATTTATTAAGCAAACAGTGGAGACTAAAGGAAGCAGACTATTGGAAGAGAAACTGAAGATACAGTGGAGGTTTTGATTCTGACAAGAACAGGGAACAACTAGCACAATTTGATGCTGGGTTACTGATTATGTGAGCTACTGAAACAAGATATGGGACTATTTGTAACATTTAAGAATCCATTAGTACATTTGGGACGATGGTTAAGTCTGGGACAGTTAAAAGTAGGATGTGGGACAATGACAAAGGACAATTTCAAGCCCTAAAGTCTTTGGACGTCACTGTTGTCAAAGCTGCAGGTCATTGATCTTTTCCTATGtcctcccctctgtcctccctcATCTGCTGACATGAAGAGACACCCTGCTCTGCTGATGATCAAGAGACACTGCTCTGTGTCATTGTTGAATTCTGTCCCAGTCAAAGACAAACAGCTTATACAGCTCAACTACTGCATGATGTGTCATTAACTCTGCGACTGACAGTCGCTGCACTTATTTAACAGGTTGTTGATAAATTACTGTCACGGCAAAAGTGACAATATcaggtcttagacacctcaagtgtaattagtaaagaagcttcaacatcaggacgtcttttagggtttgaTTACACTTAACTTCCTAAAAACTcaattaatgaaacaaatctcATCCAGGTAAAAattttaaaggagaaaacaaacaagtctgcatacagaataataaaaatacatgatgCAATACAGCAACCAAGAACTTATTTGGTTGTGGATTTGATATTTCCATAGCTCTTGgatggattctttttttttatttactgcttgCAAATCCTGAGCcaatctccactttccactataAATATCACACACAAGACACAattacagctgcttttctttagcaatttaaaaaaaacgatGTAATTCCATcagttgctttttgttttagagctttatgtttttcatttacaggttaTCACAGGTCTCATTAAGCTCACTGTAACGTCAGGGTGTATTAATATGTAACTTACTCCATAAAAAGGACAACTTCAAGcccttttactgtgaaatattaaaatcttagGGGATTCA
This window harbors:
- the LOC137130862 gene encoding C-type lectin domain family 10 member A-like, which encodes MNKELKRITLKNPNVSLYDENIEEEAEYVNAAVNTVDKKEATPDVKFPSKSQLVPPLTVCWVTLVIIMSLRIYFALKQMCDVSELKQLIDKQLSLENEKLNRNYSNLQVQYENLKQQIKDMETKWKDDNVTRAQWSIDQYCPKDNNGRTCKACQSGWLNSTSICYAPNNAERSYQKTWEEAREDCRGKNSDLAVIVNEAQKKFTTDNSWSSSEITGYWIGLKVEDGRWKWVDGTNLTNDSWIEPPVNGRCATSLQSQGWKSVNCTDKNAWICRKKALFV